In one window of Microcaecilia unicolor chromosome 9, aMicUni1.1, whole genome shotgun sequence DNA:
- the LOC115477638 gene encoding dynein light chain roadblock-type 1, with the protein MAEVEETLKRIQSQKGVQGIIIVNAEGIPIKSTMDNSTTVQYAGLMHSLMIKARGTVRDIDPQNDLTFLRIRSKKNEIMVAPDKDYFLIVIQNPTE; encoded by the coding sequence ATGGCGGAGGTAGAAGAAACGCTAAAGCGGATCCAGAGCCAGAAAGGAGTGCAAGGAATCATCATTGTCAACGCCGAAGGTATTCCCATCAAAAGCACTATGGACAATTCTACGACCGTTCAGTATGCAGGTCTAATGCACAGTTTGATGATAAAAGCACGAGGTACAGTACGTGACATTGATCCTCAGAATGATCTCACATTCCTGCGCATACGCTCCAAGAAAAATGAAATCATGGTTGCTCCAGATAAAGACTATTTCTTGATTGTCATTCAGAACCCCACGGAATAA